The Fretibacterium sp. OH1220_COT-178 genome segment GATGTGGGCATCGCCATGCGCAGCGGGGCGGACATCGCCAGGGAGGTTGCGGATGTCGTCCTTTCCGACAATCGGCTTTCCGGAATCATGGATGCCCGTCGCCTGGGGCGCAGGACGATGAGGAAGATATACAGAAACTATACGTTGATCGTTGGAGCGAATACGCTTCTTTTGGGATTGGGCGTCCTGGGCGGCATAACGCCGGCCTTGTCGGCCTTGCTGCACAATTTATCCACGGTGGGGTCGGCCCTGTATGCGCTGACGCCGGTACTGGGACGTGCGGAGCAAGGGCGTTTTCCAAGGGGGGCCGGAGTTTCCTCCCACTTCCGGCCGTGTCGGGGAGGATGGCGATGATCGAGAGTTTTGTGCCCGGAAGGGTTCGGCTCAGGTCCCGATTGCTGACGATGCCCGAGCTCGCCGAATTGCTGAGAGGATCGCTCCTGGGAATACAAGGAGTGAAGGTGGTCACGGTCAACGTCAGAACCGGAGGGCTCCTGCTGGAGTATGAGCCCGACCGGCTTCCCCTTTCCCTCCTCGCCCAAGCGCTGCCCGTGTTTCAGCGTCTCGGGGAGTTGGAGGGACTGGCGGCGGGGGAGATTCGGTCGGCCCTGGAGACCGCTCTGAAGGACTTGAAGAGGGTCCTGATGTCCGATTGACACCGTGATTTTAGCGGGATTGCTTTCCATGAATGAAACCACCAGCCGAGCCGGGGGTAAAGAAAAACGCCGGCCTTGCATTCGACTGCAGGCCGGCGCGCTTGCGTCCCTTGGCGGAGGCGTGTGGGGATCGAACCCACCAGAGACGGCGCAAACCGCCTCTCACCGGGTTTGAAGCCCGGGCCCGTCACCAGACGAATCTCACCTCCAGAGCTGCATCATTCTACCCGCTCTGTCTCCGAAAGTCCATAAAAATTTTTGAGCGAGCGCTCTGCAGACCTTCGCAATATTTTCGAGGTTGTTCTTTATTTTTTAAAATAGACCCCATGAAATTTTTAATGCCTCCAAAAAAACGCTGGTTTTCTTCGAAAAAATTATTTTTTCTCATTGAAGAAATTATCGGCTTGCGGTATCCTTATTGAGGTTCAGTGCCAGAAGTGAAAAGTCGAGATACGCGATAGAGGAAAGGGGTTTTTTCATGTCCGTTCCGTCGGTGCTGAAGTGCGTGATATGCGGGAAAGAGTTTGATCCCTCCACCGCTCCCTATACCTGTGACGCGTGCGGGCTGGACGGGACTCTGGACGTCCTGTACGACTATGCTCTCCTCAGGAAATCCATGGATCGTGCCGCCCTCAAAGCGGATCCCACTCCGTCGCTCTGGCGTTACGAAGCTGTTTTGCCCGTTTTGCGGAGGGAATCCATC includes the following:
- a CDS encoding HMA2 domain-containing protein, with product MIESFVPGRVRLRSRLLTMPELAELLRGSLLGIQGVKVVTVNVRTGGLLLEYEPDRLPLSLLAQALPVFQRLGELEGLAAGEIRSALETALKDLKRVLMSD